TGCGGTTGTCGACCAGGGTGCAGGTGGAGGAGGGGGGGGCTGGGCGATGATGCTGCTGGCCGCGATGGGGGTGAGGCGGAAGCTCGGTGGTGGGGGGTTCGCCCGGTGAGAAGCGCGGCTAAGTTGCGCATCGCCGCATAGATAAAGGGCGATGCGCGACCCCCGGTCGGTTCAGTGAAGCGAAAAAAAACGCCGGCCTCCCGTTGTGGGAGGTCGGCGTTTTTTGTGGTCTTGGGGGGAGTGGCGTTATGCGCGGAGGATCTTCTCCATGGCCTTACCCTTCGCGAGCTCGTCGATGAGTTTGTCGAGGTAGCGGATCTCGCGCATCGTGGGCTCTTCGACCTCTTCGACGCGGACGCCGCAGACGACGCCTTTGATGAGGGTGCGTGCGGGGTTGATGTTGCTGGCCTCGGCGAAAAAGGTCTCGAAATCGGTCTCTTTTTCGATGTGGGCGGCCAGCTCGTCGGGGGAGTAGCCGGTCAGCCAGCAGATGATTTCGTCGACCTCGGCCCGGGTGCGGCCTTTACGTTCGGCTTTTTTGACGTAGAGGGGGTACACGCTGGCGAAGCTGGTGGTGTAGATGCGGTGTTTTGTCATAATAGAAGCTCGCGTTTGATACCGACCCAGGGTCGTGCAAGGTTCAGTATTTATGCGGTGATGCGCCGATTATGGGGGCCACTTTGTCGTGGTGGTAACGCGTTTTTTTAGAAGCGGTTGGTGTCGAGGCAGAAGCCGTTGTTGGGGCTGGTGCAGAAGGCGCCGTTGGGGCAGTCCTCGTTGTTGGTGCAGGGGTAGGAGCAGCGGTAGCGGGGCTCGGGGCCGCCGGAGAACCAGGTGCAGTTGGCGTCGTCGAGGCCGGTGGTGCCGCAGTCGTCGTCTTCTTCGCAGCGGTTGCCAAAATCCTGGTAGGCCTCGCAGGTGATCTTCTCTTCCCGGACGCCGCAGTAGCGGGTGAGGGGATGGCCGGAGAGGCTGACGCGCTCCAGGTGAATGGGGAAGGGTTGCTGGCAGGCGCCCAGGCTCTCGATGTTCATGCAGTAGCCGTCGGGGCGGTCTTGTCCGGCAAAGTTCATGGGGATGCAGCGCTGGTAGTCCTGGCATTCGATGTCGGCTTTGCAGCGATCGCAGGTGTCGAGGCTGCGGGTGGCGGTGCCGGTGCAGCGGTTGGTGGTCGGGTCGCAGGAGTCGCCGTCGCAGGCGCCGGATTCGGAGGGGGTGCACTCGATGCAGGTGCCGTTTTGCGGGTTGCAGACCGGGGTCGCGGGGCGGTCGGCGCAGTCCTGGGATGTGGCGCAGCCCTGGCAACGCCCCTGATAGCAGCGGGAGCGCTCGGGGCTTGTGCAGTCGCTGTGGCGCGAGCATTCCACGCATTGGGCCGGACAGTCGGGGCCGGTGCAGGGGAAAAAGCCTTCGGCACACGCGAGCCCGCAGCTGTCCTGGGAGCAGGTGGCCTCGGCGCCCGGCTCGGTGGGGCAGGGCTCGCAGCGGGAGCCACAGTGGGAAGGAGAGCTGGAGTCGACACAGGTCTCACCGCAGAG
The nucleotide sequence above comes from Lujinxingia vulgaris. Encoded proteins:
- a CDS encoding DUF2200 domain-containing protein; the encoded protein is MTKHRIYTTSFASVYPLYVKKAERKGRTRAEVDEIICWLTGYSPDELAAHIEKETDFETFFAEASNINPARTLIKGVVCGVRVEEVEEPTMREIRYLDKLIDELAKGKAMEKILRA